The genome window ATTCGTCCTTCCCGGCCCCTGGGGAGCCGCCGGGCTGGGCCTGGCCTTTCTGGCCGGCGGCCTGCCCGCCGCGATGCGGGCGCTGATGCTGCTGGGCCGCGAACATGCGCTTGACGTCGACCTGCTGATGGTGATCGCGGCCCTGGCCGCGGCGGCCGTGGGCGCGGCGCTGGAGGGGGCGGTCCTGCTGACGCTGTTCAGCCTGTCCACGACGCTGGAGCGCCGCGCCATGACCAAGGCCCGCCACGCGGTCGAAGCGCTGATGCTGCTCCGTCCCGACAGCGCCCTGCTGCAGGGCGCCGATGGCGCGGTGATCGAGGTCCGGGCCGCGGATCTTCGCCCCGGCGATGTCGTGGTCCTGCGCCCGGGCGCGCGGGTGCCGGCGGACGGCATCGTGCTGGACGGCGAGGGGGCGCTGGACGAGGCGACGATCACCGGGGAATCCATGCCGGTCCGCAAGGGCCCCGGCGGCAAGGTGTTCGAGGCGACGGTGAACCTGAATGCGGTGCTGCGCGTCACCGTGTCGCGCCCGGTGGCGGAAAGCACCGTCGCCCGCATGATCGCGCTGGTGACGCGGGCGCAGGCCGCCCGCGCCCCGTCCCAGCGCTTCAGCGCATGGTTCGGCCGCCGCTATACCGTGCTGGTGCTGGCGGGCGCCGTGCTGGCCTTTGCCGTCTTCCTGGGGCTGGGCCGGACTGCCGAGGACGCGCTGTACCGCGCCGCCACGCTGCTGGTCGCGGCCAGCCCCTGCGCCATCGTCATCTCGGTGCCGGCGGCGATCCTGTCGGCGCTGGCGGCGGCGGCGCGGGGCGGCGTGCTGTTCAAGGGCGGCAGCGCGCTTGAGAGCCTGGCCGAGGTCGAGACCTTCGCCTTCGACAAGACCGGCACCCTGACCACCGGCCGGGCCGAGGTCACCGGCCTTGCCTCGGTCATTCCCGAGGGCGCGCTTCTTGCCCTGCTTGCCGGGCTGGAGGACCAGTCCGAGCATCCGCTGGCCGAGGCGATCCGCCGCCGCGCCGCCGCCGAGGGCATCGCCGCCCGGCCCATGCGGGATGTCGTGAACGCGCCCAGCGAAGGCATCAGCGGCCGGGAAGCCGGCAGCGGCCGGCGGTTCTGGGCCGGCAATGCCCGGATGGCCGAGCGCATGGGCGCGCGCATCGCGGATGCGGGGGTGCGGACCCTGGCGAAGACCGCCGAGACCGTGGTCTATGCCGGAGAGGGCGACAGCCTGCTGGGCGCCGTCACCGTGGCGGACCGGCCGCGCGCCACATCGGCCCGGGCCCTGACCGCGCTGCGCGGCGCCGGGGTCGGGCGGCTGGTGATGATGACCGGCGACCGCCGCGCGGTGGGATTGCGCATCGGCGCCGAGCTGGGCTTCGCGCCGCAGGATATCCATGCCGACCTGCTGCCCGAGGACAAGGTGGCGCTGGTCGGAACCCTGGCCGCCGGCGGGCGCGTCGCCTTCGTCGGCGACGGGGTGAACGATGCCGCCGCCCTGGCGCGGTCGGATGTCGGCATCGCCATGGGCGTCGCCGGCAGCGAGGTGGCGCTGCAGGCCGCCGATGTCGCGCTGCTGTCCGAGGATCTGGCCCGCCTTGCCGCCGCGCATCGCCTGGCCCGCCGCACCCGGGGGGTGATCCGGCAGAACCTGGGTTTCGCGATGGCGGCCATGGCGGTCATGGTGCTGTCCGGGCTGTTCCTGTCGCTGCCGCTGCCGCTGGCGGTGCTGGGGCACGAGGGCGGGACATTGCTGGTGGTGCTGAACGGCCTGCGGCTGCTGGCCGATCCGATCCGGGGCGGCAAGGCACCGTGACGGTGCCGCGAGGACAGGCCGGCGCGGCTATGCCGGCGGCCAGAACACCGCGCGAAACCCGTCGGCCCGGCCGGGGATGGGCGAGATCAGTTCCAGCCGCCCCTTGGCCGCCCGCGCGATGCTTTCGGCGATGGCGAGGCCAAGGCCCGAGCCGGGGCGGTCGCTGCCGGCCCGCGCGAACCGCCGCACCAGATCGGCCAGCCGGTCCGGCGGGATCGGCGCCGCCGCGTTCGAGACCGTGAACCGGCCCGACGGCAGCAGCTCGACCCCGACCGGGGTGCCGGCGGGGGAATGGGTCAGCGCGTTCTCGATCAGGTTCCTGGCCAGGATCGCGAAGGCGTCGGGGTCGAGCGGCGACGGCGCCCGCTCGGGCAGGACCACCTGCAGCCGCGGCCCGGCGCCTTCGCGCCGGAAATCGTCCAGGGTCAGCGCCAGAACCGGAACCAGGTCGCTGGGCGTGTCGCGCAGCACGCCGGCCCCCTCGGCCCGCGCCAGTTGCAGCAGCTTTTCGGCCAGCCGCGCCAGCCGCTTCAGCTCGGCCTCCAGCGCCGCGGCGCGCGGCTGTTCCGGCCGCTGCGCCAGTTCGCGCACCAGCCGCTGCGCCTGGGCCAGCGCGGCGGCGATGGGGGTGCGAAGCTCATGCGCGGCCGATGAGGTGAAGGCCCGCTCCGCCTCCAGCGCCCGGGCCATGCGCGCCATCAGCCGGTTGACGGCGTCGGCCAGCGGCAGGAACTCGGCCTGCAATCCGCCGGTCGGCGCGGCGGAAAGCTCGTGTTCGTTGCGGTGGCGGATGGCATCCGACAGCCGGGTCATCGGCCGCAGCCGCGCCCGGGTCAGCCACAGCACCCAAAGCACGCTGAGCGGCAGCAGCGCCGCCGCCGGCAGGGCCAGCGCCTGCAGGCTGGCCAGCAGCGTCTCGCGGCGATGCGCCAGGGGTTCCGCCACCGCGATCCGGTAGGCGCCCGAGACCGCGTCCAGGCCGAAAAGCCGATAGCCGTGCCGGTTCCAGAACCCGGTATGCGGCGGACCCGAGAACAGCCGGCGATGCGCCTCGTGGGAATAAAGCAGCACCCCGCCGTCGCGGTCATAGACGGCATAGGTCAGGTATTCGTCATGCGGCCCGATGGGCGAGATGCGGCGGGCGGACTGATCCTCGTCGGTGTTGGTCAGCTCCACCACCGCGATGGAGAGGATGCGCTCGGCCGCCTCCTGCAGGGCGCTGTCCGAGACCTCGTTGAGCTGGCGTTGCAGGACGCCGCCGGCCAGCAGCAGCGCCAGCACCCACAGCACCGCCACGCCAAGCGCGATGCCCAGCGACAGGTCGCGCCGCAGGCTTTGCGGGCGGCTCATGCGCCGCCTGCCGGATGGCCCAGGCGATAGCCCAGGCCGCGCAGGGTCTCGATGCAGTCCCGGCCCAGCTTCTTGCGCAGGCGGCTGACATAGACCTCGATGGTGTTGCTTTCGACCTCGCTGTCGAAATCATACAGGCGCTCCTCGAGCTGTCCCTTGGTCACGATCGAGCCGGGGCGCTGAAGCAGCGCCTCGAAGATCGCCCATTCCCGCTGCGACAGGTCGACCCGGCCGCCGGGGCCGTAGATCCCGCGCGAGGCCAGGTCGATCTCCAGCGGCCCCAGCCGGATCAGCGGGTTGGGATTGCCGGCATAGCGGCGCGCCACCGCGCCGATGCGGGCGGAAAGCTCGTCAAGGTCGAAGGGCTTGACCAGATAGTCGTCCGCCCCGGCGTTCAGCCCCTCGATCCGTTCGGTGATGCGGTCCCTGGCGGTCAGGATGATCACCGGCGTCACCATGCCGCGCGCGCGCAGGCCGCGCAGGAAATCCAGCCCGTTCCCGTCCGGCAGCATCAGGTCCAGCAGGATCAGGTCATAGGCCACGCTGTCCAGGCAGGCCCGGGCATCGGCGATCCGCGCCACCCGGTCGGCGCAATGCCCTTCGCCCAGGATCTGGTCATGCACGGCCCGACCCAGCCCCGGGTCGTCTTCCACCAGCAGAATGCGCATACCGGCCTCCATGAGTCCCGCCCATGATGCCGCAAACTGACAGGGGGCTGAACGCGGCTTGTCGTCGCGTTCAGCCCCCTGTCAGCCGGCGCGGGCAGAACGGGGGCGGTTCAAGGCAGAAGGGAACCGCCATGCGCAGAATGCTGATGCTGCTGATGCTGGGGACCGGCCTTGCCGCCGGGACCGCGGCGCTGGCCGATGACGATTGCGACCGCCCGATGCGGGACTGGCAACCGCGCGAGGCGGTGGCCCGGAAGGCCCGCGACATAGGCGTCACGGTGCGCCGCATCCGCACCGACGACGGCTGCTACAAGGTCTATGGCCGCGCCGCCGACGGCCGCGCCGTCGAGATCGAGATGGATCCGGTCACGCTGGAGATCCTCGAGACCGAATACCGCCACGACAAGGACCGCCGCCATCCCGACAGCGACGAGGACGACCGGCCGCGCGGCGAGGACGGCGGCGGGCCGGTCCCGGCCCCGCCCGCCGCTCAGCCGGCCAATCCGCTGATCGGGCCGGCGACCGGCCGCACCAACTGACAGACAACCCGGAGAACCCCGATGAACACCACCACGACCGCCCTGTGCCTGTCCCTGGCGATGCTGGCCGCGCCCGCGACGGCGCGCGAGGTGACGATCACCGCCGCGATGAAACCCTATGCCGGCGACGGCGCCTATCTGGCGCTTTACCTGACCGATGCGCAGGGGGCCTATCAGGGCACCCTGTGGGTGGCGGGGCCGAAGACGAAATACTGGAAGCATCTGTCCGACTGGTACCGCGCGACCGGCGGCGCCCCCGCCGGCATCGACGCGATCACCGGCGCCAGCGTCGGTGCGGGCCGGACCCTGACGGTCAGCGTGGACCTGGCCGAGGCGCTGCTTGATGCCGGCTACCAGATCCGCCTGGACAGCGCGGTCGAGGAGGTCGCCGACCGCCCGGCCGAGGTGGTGGCGCCGCTGACCACCGCCGGCAAGGGCCAGCCCGTGGCCGGCAAGGGCTTCGTCCGATCCCTGCAATATGATTTCTGAGCCCCGCGATGATGCGCAGATTGCATTCGGTGGCCGGGCTGGTCTTCGGGCTGGTCCTGGCCCTGCTGGCGGGCACGGGCGCCATCCTGTCGCTCGACCCGGCGCTTGAACGGCTGGACGCGCGGCCCGGCGGCGGCACGGTCGCGGCGCTGGCGGCCGCGGTCGCCGCGAACCATCCCGATGTCGAGCGGCTGGAGCGGCGCGCCAACGGCGTCTTCGTCGCCAGTTTCGCGACGCCCGCGGGTTACGAGACCGTCAGCGTCGATCCCGCCACCGGCGCGGACCTGAAACCGTGGGCGGCCTCGGCGACGCTGCGCTGGATCCGCGGCCTGCACCGGTCGCTGCTGCTGGGCGATGCCGGCCGCGCCGTGGCGGGGCTGGGCGCCGGCGCCATGGCGGTGCTCGGCCTCAGCGGTCTGGCGCTGCTGGCGGCGATGCTCGGCGGCTGGCGGCGGCTGGGCCGGCGGGTCTGCGCCGGCGGCGCCGGCCGCTGGCATGCCCTGCTGGGACGCGCGGCGCTGGCCGGGCTGACGGTTTCGGCCCTGACCGGCATCTGGATGTCGCTGGCCAGCTTCGGGCTGATCCAGGACGGCAGCGCCGCCGAGCCCGCCTTTCCCGAGGTGGCGGCGGGCGCGGCGCCGGCGCCGGTCGGGACGCTTGCGGCGCTGCGCCTGCTGCCGGTCGGGCAGCTGCGTCGCCTGACCTGGCCCGCCGCCGGCGATCCGGCCGATGTGTTCGGCCTGCAGACGGCCACCGGCGCCGGCTATGTGGACCAGGCCACCGGCGCGCTGCTGAACTGGCAGGACCACGCCGCGGCGGCGCGGCTGTGGGAATGGGCCTATGCGCTGCATACCGGGCAAGGCCTGTGGTGGCTGGGCCTGCTGCTGGGCGCCTCGGCGCTGGCGGTTCCGGTCCTGGCCGGCACCGGCGGCTGGATCTGGTGGAAACGGCGCGCGGCGCGCCCGCGCATCGCCGGGACGACGGCCATGGCCCGGGCCGGCATCGTGATCCTTGTCGGTTCGCAGGACGGGGCGACCTGGGGTTTCGCCGCGACGCTGGCGCGGGCGCTGCTGGCCCAGGGCCAGCCCGTGCATCTGGGCGCGATGAACCGGGCCGGGCCCATGCCGGCGGCGCGGGCGCTGATCCTGCTGACCTCGACCCATGGCGACGGCGATCCTCCGGCCTCGGCGGCGCGGTTCCTGGACCGGCTGGACCGCATGACGCCGGTTCCGGTCGCGGTCCTGGGCTTCGGCGACCGCAGCTTTCCCGCCTTCTGCGGCTTTGCCGAGACGGTCTCGGCGCGGCTGGCCCGCGCCGGCTGGCCCGCGTTGCTGCCGCTGGCGCGGATCGACCGCCAGTCCAGCCGGGATTTCGCCCGCTGGGGCGAGGATCTGGGCCGCGCGCTGGACCTGCCGCTGGCGCTGCGGCACCGCAGCGCCACGCCAAGGTCCGTGCCGCTGCAACTGGCGGCGCGGCAGGATTTCGGCGCCGATATCGGCGCCCCCTCGGCCGTGCTGCGCTTTGCGGCCCCGGACGGCGCGGCCTTGCCCCGCTTTCGGGCCGGCGACCTTCTGGGCGTGATGGCGCCGGGGGCCGAGGCGCCGCGCTTCTATTCGCTGGCCTCGGGCCGCCGGGACGGCTTTGCCGAGATCGCCGTGCGGCGGATGCCGGGCGGGCTCTGCTCGGGCTACCTGCACGGGTTGCAGCCCGGCGACCGGGTGCAGGCCTTTGTCCGCGCCAATCCGGGCTTTCGCGCGGCTGGCGGCTCGGTGCCGGTGATCCTGGTCGCGGCCGGCTGCGGCGTCGGCCCGATGGTCGGCATCCTGCGCCACCTGCGGCCGGGGCGCCGGTCGGTGCTGTATTTCGGCATTCGCGACCCCGGTTCGGATTTCCTCTACCGGCACGAGACCGACGCGA of Paracoccus sp. TOH contains these proteins:
- a CDS encoding cation-translocating P-type ATPase, which produces MMAVLSALTMAGLGLAAIAAFVLPGPWGAAGLGLAFLAGGLPAAMRALMLLGREHALDVDLLMVIAALAAAAVGAALEGAVLLTLFSLSTTLERRAMTKARHAVEALMLLRPDSALLQGADGAVIEVRAADLRPGDVVVLRPGARVPADGIVLDGEGALDEATITGESMPVRKGPGGKVFEATVNLNAVLRVTVSRPVAESTVARMIALVTRAQAARAPSQRFSAWFGRRYTVLVLAGAVLAFAVFLGLGRTAEDALYRAATLLVAASPCAIVISVPAAILSALAAAARGGVLFKGGSALESLAEVETFAFDKTGTLTTGRAEVTGLASVIPEGALLALLAGLEDQSEHPLAEAIRRRAAAEGIAARPMRDVVNAPSEGISGREAGSGRRFWAGNARMAERMGARIADAGVRTLAKTAETVVYAGEGDSLLGAVTVADRPRATSARALTALRGAGVGRLVMMTGDRRAVGLRIGAELGFAPQDIHADLLPEDKVALVGTLAAGGRVAFVGDGVNDAAALARSDVGIAMGVAGSEVALQAADVALLSEDLARLAAAHRLARRTRGVIRQNLGFAMAAMAVMVLSGLFLSLPLPLAVLGHEGGTLLVVLNGLRLLADPIRGGKAP
- a CDS encoding ATP-binding protein → MSRPQSLRRDLSLGIALGVAVLWVLALLLAGGVLQRQLNEVSDSALQEAAERILSIAVVELTNTDEDQSARRISPIGPHDEYLTYAVYDRDGGVLLYSHEAHRRLFSGPPHTGFWNRHGYRLFGLDAVSGAYRIAVAEPLAHRRETLLASLQALALPAAALLPLSVLWVLWLTRARLRPMTRLSDAIRHRNEHELSAAPTGGLQAEFLPLADAVNRLMARMARALEAERAFTSSAAHELRTPIAAALAQAQRLVRELAQRPEQPRAAALEAELKRLARLAEKLLQLARAEGAGVLRDTPSDLVPVLALTLDDFRREGAGPRLQVVLPERAPSPLDPDAFAILARNLIENALTHSPAGTPVGVELLPSGRFTVSNAAAPIPPDRLADLVRRFARAGSDRPGSGLGLAIAESIARAAKGRLELISPIPGRADGFRAVFWPPA
- a CDS encoding response regulator transcription factor produces the protein MRILLVEDDPGLGRAVHDQILGEGHCADRVARIADARACLDSVAYDLILLDLMLPDGNGLDFLRGLRARGMVTPVIILTARDRITERIEGLNAGADDYLVKPFDLDELSARIGAVARRYAGNPNPLIRLGPLEIDLASRGIYGPGGRVDLSQREWAIFEALLQRPGSIVTKGQLEERLYDFDSEVESNTIEVYVSRLRKKLGRDCIETLRGLGYRLGHPAGGA
- a CDS encoding PepSY domain-containing protein; the encoded protein is MRRMLMLLMLGTGLAAGTAALADDDCDRPMRDWQPREAVARKARDIGVTVRRIRTDDGCYKVYGRAADGRAVEIEMDPVTLEILETEYRHDKDRRHPDSDEDDRPRGEDGGGPVPAPPAAQPANPLIGPATGRTN
- a CDS encoding DUF2271 domain-containing protein, giving the protein MNTTTTALCLSLAMLAAPATAREVTITAAMKPYAGDGAYLALYLTDAQGAYQGTLWVAGPKTKYWKHLSDWYRATGGAPAGIDAITGASVGAGRTLTVSVDLAEALLDAGYQIRLDSAVEEVADRPAEVVAPLTTAGKGQPVAGKGFVRSLQYDF
- a CDS encoding PepSY domain-containing protein: MRRLHSVAGLVFGLVLALLAGTGAILSLDPALERLDARPGGGTVAALAAAVAANHPDVERLERRANGVFVASFATPAGYETVSVDPATGADLKPWAASATLRWIRGLHRSLLLGDAGRAVAGLGAGAMAVLGLSGLALLAAMLGGWRRLGRRVCAGGAGRWHALLGRAALAGLTVSALTGIWMSLASFGLIQDGSAAEPAFPEVAAGAAPAPVGTLAALRLLPVGQLRRLTWPAAGDPADVFGLQTATGAGYVDQATGALLNWQDHAAAARLWEWAYALHTGQGLWWLGLLLGASALAVPVLAGTGGWIWWKRRAARPRIAGTTAMARAGIVILVGSQDGATWGFAATLARALLAQGQPVHLGAMNRAGPMPAARALILLTSTHGDGDPPASAARFLDRLDRMTPVPVAVLGFGDRSFPAFCGFAETVSARLARAGWPALLPLARIDRQSSRDFARWGEDLGRALDLPLALRHRSATPRSVPLQLAARQDFGADIGAPSAVLRFAAPDGAALPRFRAGDLLGVMAPGAEAPRFYSLASGRRDGFAEIAVRRMPGGLCSGYLHGLQPGDRVQAFVRANPGFRAAGGSVPVILVAAGCGVGPMVGILRHLRPGRRSVLYFGIRDPGSDFLYRHETDAMLADGRLGRRVMAFSRGGTPRHVQDRLRENAEELARQIQAGGQVLICGSTAMARGVAAAFAEILRPLDLTVAGLRAEGRYLEDVY